The following are encoded in a window of Thiohalobacter sp. IOR34 genomic DNA:
- the bluB gene encoding 5,6-dimethylbenzimidazole synthase, with translation MSGIRPEITPAERAGFYKVLYHRRDTRREFLPDPVDEAVLRRLLDAAHHAPSVGFMQPWDFIIVRDRAIRRRIKEDFEAAHREAAEMFDEARREKYRAFKLEGILEAPLGLVVTCDRSRTGGPVIGRTSQPEMDLYSTVCAVQNLWLAARAENLGVGWVSILHPDRLKEVLGIPEGIVPIAYLCVGHVSGFHEKPELEKAGWLPRLPIDELIHYDRW, from the coding sequence ATGAGCGGCATCCGGCCCGAGATCACCCCGGCCGAGCGCGCGGGGTTCTACAAGGTGCTCTACCACCGCCGCGACACCCGCCGCGAGTTCCTCCCCGACCCGGTGGACGAGGCAGTGCTGCGCCGGCTCCTGGACGCCGCCCATCACGCCCCCAGCGTCGGCTTCATGCAGCCCTGGGACTTCATCATCGTGCGCGACCGCGCCATCCGCCGGCGCATCAAGGAGGATTTCGAGGCGGCCCACCGGGAAGCCGCGGAAATGTTCGACGAGGCGCGGCGGGAGAAATACCGCGCCTTCAAGCTGGAGGGCATCCTGGAGGCGCCCTTGGGGCTGGTGGTCACCTGCGACCGCAGCCGCACCGGCGGGCCGGTCATCGGCCGCACCAGCCAGCCCGAGATGGATCTCTACAGCACGGTCTGCGCCGTGCAGAACCTTTGGCTCGCGGCGCGGGCGGAAAACCTCGGCGTCGGCTGGGTGAGCATCCTCCATCCCGACCGGCTGAAGGAGGTCCTCGGCATTCCGGAAGGCATCGTGCCCATCGCCTACCTCTGCGTCGGCCACGTCAGCGGCTTCCACGAAAAACCGGAACTGGAAAAGGCCGGCTGGCTGCCCCGCCTGCCGATCGATGAACTGATCCACTACGACCGATGGTGA
- a CDS encoding precorrin-8X methylmutase — protein sequence MSERITEQLTQAGRQIEHDSFAIIDREAGPHGYTAEQWPLVRRMIHATADFEFNGLARFHPDAVQAGIDAILRGRPIVADVEMICVGLSKPRLAHFGIDTHQFISDEDVIASAKAENSTRAVQAMRKAHRLGLLTDGIVAIGNAPTALLEVKRLCETEGARPALVIGMPVGFVSAAESKAAIAALSDLPWIITEGRKGGSTLVVAAIHALLAEAEKARQAS from the coding sequence ATGAGCGAGCGCATCACCGAACAGTTGACCCAGGCCGGCCGGCAGATCGAGCACGATTCTTTCGCCATCATCGACCGCGAGGCCGGCCCGCACGGCTATACCGCCGAACAGTGGCCCCTGGTCCGGCGCATGATCCACGCCACGGCAGACTTCGAGTTCAACGGCCTGGCCCGCTTCCATCCCGATGCCGTGCAGGCCGGCATCGACGCCATCCTGCGCGGCCGGCCCATCGTCGCCGACGTGGAGATGATCTGCGTGGGCTTGTCGAAACCCCGCCTGGCCCATTTCGGCATCGACACCCACCAGTTCATCTCGGACGAGGACGTGATCGCCAGTGCAAAGGCCGAGAACAGCACCCGCGCCGTGCAGGCGATGCGCAAGGCGCACCGGCTGGGCCTGCTCACGGACGGCATCGTCGCCATCGGCAACGCCCCCACCGCCCTGCTGGAGGTCAAGCGGCTGTGCGAGACAGAAGGCGCCCGCCCGGCGCTGGTCATCGGCATGCCGGTGGGCTTCGTCTCCGCCGCCGAGTCCAAGGCGGCGATCGCCGCCCTCAGTGATCTACCCTGGATCATCACCGAGGGCCGCAAGGGCGGCTCCACCCTGGTGGTCGCCGCCATCCACGCGCTGCTGGCCGAGGCCGAGAAGGCAAGACAGGCGTCATGA
- a CDS encoding sirohydrochlorin chelatase, with the protein MNATILLVGHGSRLPAANEEILEFARRWAAANPQWRIETCFIEFAEVLLDEGLDRAAGDAGRVIVVPLILNAAGHVKMEIPHHIEQARGRHPDVEFVYARHLGANEKILAILKRRLRSAMGALDHPDPRTTGVILLGRGASDRAANGEVAKMARWLFEEGDHELVDIAFTGITHPRLEAVVQRQARLGMTQIAVLPYYLFTGTLIERIRRQVARLERQYPHIAFACADYFGFEEEIFALLDARVREAAGELPAQQPVRMECDGCRYRSLAEEQGHGHPHHHDHGHAQDIETEALPK; encoded by the coding sequence TTGAATGCCACCATCCTGCTGGTCGGCCACGGCTCGCGCCTGCCTGCGGCCAACGAGGAGATCCTCGAATTCGCCCGCCGCTGGGCCGCGGCCAATCCCCAGTGGCGCATCGAGACCTGCTTCATCGAGTTCGCCGAGGTGCTGCTCGACGAAGGACTCGACCGCGCCGCCGGCGACGCCGGGCGGGTCATCGTGGTGCCCCTGATCCTGAATGCGGCCGGGCATGTGAAGATGGAGATCCCGCACCACATCGAGCAGGCGCGGGGCAGACACCCGGACGTCGAGTTCGTGTACGCCCGCCACCTCGGCGCCAACGAGAAGATCCTCGCCATCCTGAAACGCAGGCTGCGCAGCGCCATGGGCGCCCTGGATCATCCGGATCCGCGCACCACCGGCGTCATCCTGCTCGGCCGGGGTGCCTCCGACCGGGCGGCCAACGGCGAGGTGGCGAAGATGGCGCGCTGGCTGTTCGAGGAAGGCGATCACGAGCTGGTGGACATCGCCTTCACCGGCATCACCCACCCCCGCCTGGAGGCCGTCGTGCAGCGCCAGGCGAGGCTGGGCATGACCCAGATCGCCGTCCTGCCCTACTACCTCTTCACCGGCACTCTCATCGAGCGCATCCGCCGCCAGGTGGCCCGGCTGGAGCGCCAGTATCCGCATATCGCCTTCGCCTGCGCCGACTACTTCGGCTTCGAGGAGGAGATCTTCGCGTTGCTGGATGCGCGCGTGCGCGAGGCCGCGGGCGAGCTGCCCGCGCAGCAGCCTGTCCGGATGGAATGCGACGGCTGCCGCTACCGCAGCCTGGCCGAGGAACAGGGCCACGGACACCCCCATCACCACGATCACGGCCATGCCCAAGACATTGAGACGGAGGCCCTTCCGAAATGA
- the cobM gene encoding precorrin-4 C(11)-methyltransferase: MTPGKVWFVGAGPGDPELITVKGRGLLERAGAILYAGSLVSEAVLRWAPEGCEVADSRGMTLEEITGWLIRRASRHETVVRLQTGDPTLYGALIEMLRPLDAAGIEAGVVPGVSSAMASAAAARETLTLPEVTQTVILTRVEGRTPMPEGESLEELARHHCTLCLFLSITLLKKIREALLAAGWSEDCPVLVVQKASWPGEEKIVRGTLADIRERCKASRIHSQAMIIVSPALGARGRKEVKTSKLYDKRFSHRFRKAIAAKGETS; the protein is encoded by the coding sequence ATGACGCCCGGCAAGGTCTGGTTCGTGGGCGCCGGTCCCGGCGACCCGGAGCTGATCACGGTCAAGGGCCGCGGCCTGCTCGAGCGCGCCGGCGCCATCCTGTACGCCGGATCGCTGGTGTCCGAGGCCGTGCTGCGCTGGGCCCCGGAAGGATGCGAGGTCGCCGATTCCAGGGGCATGACCCTGGAGGAGATCACCGGCTGGCTGATTCGCCGGGCCTCCCGGCACGAGACGGTGGTGCGGCTGCAGACCGGGGATCCCACCCTCTACGGCGCGCTGATCGAGATGCTCCGGCCGCTGGACGCTGCCGGCATCGAGGCTGGCGTGGTGCCCGGCGTCTCCTCGGCCATGGCCTCGGCGGCCGCGGCCAGGGAAACCCTGACCCTGCCCGAAGTCACCCAGACCGTGATCCTCACCCGGGTCGAAGGACGCACGCCGATGCCGGAGGGCGAGTCGCTGGAGGAACTGGCCCGGCACCATTGCACCCTGTGTCTGTTCCTCTCCATCACCCTGCTCAAGAAGATCCGGGAGGCCCTGCTGGCGGCCGGCTGGTCCGAGGACTGCCCCGTGCTGGTGGTGCAGAAAGCGAGCTGGCCGGGCGAGGAGAAGATCGTCCGGGGCACGCTCGCCGACATCCGCGAGCGATGCAAGGCGTCGAGGATCCACAGCCAGGCCATGATCATCGTCAGCCCCGCCCTGGGCGCGCGCGGCCGGAAAGAAGTGAAGACTTCGAAACTCTACGACAAACGATTCAGCCACCGTTTTCGCAAGGCGATTGCGGCGAAGGGGGAAACGTCTTGA
- a CDS encoding CbtA family protein, translating into MTGSRFRRLFTAAAFAALSAGLLLTLLQQIEVVPAILEAETYEAAAGGAAHDHPAAADHGHGETEDGWQPEDGMERLLFTAAANLVIALGFALLLGAAITLRGTDPDWRSGLAWGAAGFVVFYLAPTLGLPPELPGTEAAALRDRQLWWTGAAAATAAGLALLVFGRGWIARAGGAALLALPHLAGAPRPEVHQALAPEALIDSFETAALLTNAAFWLALGGLYGFFHRRLSP; encoded by the coding sequence ATGACCGGAAGCCGGTTCCGGCGCCTCTTCACGGCCGCCGCCTTCGCCGCCCTCTCGGCGGGCCTGCTGCTCACCCTGCTCCAGCAGATCGAGGTCGTCCCGGCGATTCTCGAGGCGGAAACCTACGAGGCGGCGGCCGGCGGCGCGGCGCACGATCATCCCGCGGCGGCCGACCACGGCCACGGGGAAACGGAGGACGGCTGGCAGCCGGAAGACGGCATGGAACGCCTGCTTTTCACCGCCGCGGCCAATCTGGTGATCGCCCTGGGCTTCGCCCTGCTGCTCGGCGCGGCCATCACCCTGCGGGGCACCGACCCGGACTGGCGCAGCGGACTCGCCTGGGGCGCGGCCGGGTTCGTCGTCTTCTATCTCGCGCCCACCCTCGGCCTGCCGCCGGAACTGCCGGGCACCGAGGCCGCGGCGCTGCGCGACCGCCAGTTGTGGTGGACCGGCGCGGCGGCGGCCACGGCGGCCGGACTGGCCCTGCTGGTCTTCGGCCGCGGCTGGATCGCCCGCGCTGGCGGGGCCGCGCTGCTGGCACTGCCGCACTTGGCCGGCGCCCCCCGGCCCGAGGTTCACCAGGCCCTGGCGCCGGAAGCGCTGATCGACTCCTTCGAGACGGCCGCCCTGCTCACCAATGCCGCCTTCTGGCTGGCCCTCGGCGGGCTCTACGGCTTCTTCCACCGCCGCCTCTCCCCATGA
- a CDS encoding CbtB domain-containing protein, whose translation MHPASGTAHAAHTHDDTLAGRLASSLLAALLGLGLLYAAGFAEMDILHNAAHDTRHSAAFPCH comes from the coding sequence ATGCATCCAGCATCCGGAACGGCCCATGCGGCACACACCCACGACGATACCCTCGCCGGCCGTCTGGCATCGTCCCTGCTGGCCGCCCTGCTCGGCCTGGGCCTGCTCTACGCGGCCGGCTTCGCGGAGATGGACATATTGCACAACGCCGCGCACGACACCCGGCATTCGGCCGCCTTTCCCTGCCACTGA
- a CDS encoding cobyrinate a,c-diamide synthase, translated as MRRCPALFIAAPASGQGKTTVTAALARLHRDRGRRVRVFKTGPDFLDPMILERASGAPVYNLDLWMGGEAHCRRLLYEAAGDADLILIEGVMGLFDGDRSSADLASLFGVPVLAVIDGSAMAQTFGALAHGLATYRAGLPFAGVFANRVASEHHYRMLAESLPEGMRTFGWLQRDEEIGLPGRHLGLVQAQEIGDLDARIARAAAALQGPACELPPEVSFEAPPEEEACPPHLDDIRVAVARDEAFSFVYRANLDTLQALGAEIGFFSPLDDSAPPEADALYLPGGYPELHLERLEANRSMKAALAAHHAAGKPIVAECGGMLYLCESLTDVAGRTAEMAGLLPGKAAMQERLANLGLHRVVLPEGGLRGHSYHYSRLETPLAPAATSEPARKGRQGEPVYRQGRLHASYLHLYFPSNPAATARLFSTPTASPVN; from the coding sequence GTGAGACGCTGCCCCGCCCTGTTCATTGCCGCCCCCGCCTCCGGCCAGGGCAAGACCACCGTCACCGCGGCGCTGGCCCGGCTGCACCGCGACCGTGGCCGGCGGGTGCGCGTTTTCAAGACGGGGCCGGACTTTCTCGACCCGATGATCCTGGAACGGGCATCGGGGGCCCCGGTGTACAACCTCGATCTGTGGATGGGCGGCGAGGCGCATTGCCGCCGGCTGTTGTACGAAGCGGCGGGGGATGCCGACCTGATCCTGATCGAAGGGGTGATGGGGCTGTTCGACGGCGACCGTTCCAGCGCCGACCTGGCCAGTCTGTTCGGCGTGCCGGTGCTCGCCGTCATCGACGGCAGTGCCATGGCCCAGACCTTCGGTGCCCTGGCCCACGGGCTCGCCACCTACCGCGCGGGGCTCCCCTTCGCCGGGGTGTTCGCCAACCGGGTGGCCAGTGAACACCACTACCGGATGCTCGCCGAGAGCCTGCCGGAGGGCATGCGTACCTTCGGCTGGTTGCAGCGCGACGAGGAGATCGGCCTGCCCGGCCGGCATCTCGGCCTGGTGCAGGCGCAAGAGATCGGCGATCTCGATGCCCGCATCGCGCGGGCGGCCGCCGCGCTCCAGGGGCCGGCCTGCGAGCTGCCCCCGGAGGTCTCCTTCGAGGCACCGCCGGAAGAGGAAGCCTGCCCGCCACATCTGGATGACATCCGCGTCGCCGTGGCCCGGGACGAGGCCTTTTCCTTCGTCTACCGCGCCAATCTCGACACGCTGCAGGCACTGGGCGCGGAGATCGGCTTCTTCTCGCCGCTCGACGACAGCGCCCCGCCGGAAGCGGACGCGCTCTACCTGCCCGGCGGCTACCCGGAACTGCATCTCGAGCGGCTGGAGGCCAACCGGTCCATGAAGGCGGCGCTGGCCGCCCATCATGCCGCGGGCAAGCCGATCGTCGCCGAGTGCGGCGGCATGCTCTACCTGTGCGAATCCCTGACCGACGTGGCCGGCCGTACCGCGGAGATGGCCGGGCTCCTGCCGGGCAAGGCGGCCATGCAGGAACGGCTCGCCAACCTGGGCCTCCACCGGGTCGTGCTGCCCGAGGGGGGATTGCGCGGCCACAGCTACCACTACTCGCGGCTGGAAACGCCGCTTGCGCCGGCCGCCACCAGCGAGCCGGCGCGCAAGGGCAGGCAGGGCGAACCCGTCTATCGGCAGGGCCGCCTGCACGCCTCCTACCTGCATCTCTATTTCCCATCCAACCCGGCGGCCACTGCCCGGTTGTTCTCGACCCCCACAGCTTCACCCGTCAACTGA
- the cobO gene encoding cob(I)yrinic acid a,c-diamide adenosyltransferase yields MDTTDPTERHRKRMQRKKAVVDAAIARADRDQGLLLVLTGNGKGKSSSAFGMVARALGHGMKVGVAQFVKGRQDTGEEAFFRRQPGVVWHVLGEGFTWETQNLERDRATAQKGREVVRGMLADESLGLVVLDELTYPLKYGWLDLDQVLADLEARPSMQHVVITGRGAPQALIDAADTVTELRDVKHAFRAGVRAQKGVDL; encoded by the coding sequence TTGGATACCACCGACCCCACAGAGCGCCACCGCAAACGCATGCAGCGCAAGAAGGCCGTGGTCGACGCCGCCATTGCGCGCGCGGACCGCGACCAGGGCCTGCTGCTGGTCCTGACCGGCAACGGCAAGGGCAAGTCCAGTTCCGCCTTCGGCATGGTGGCGCGGGCCCTGGGGCACGGCATGAAGGTCGGCGTGGCGCAATTCGTCAAGGGACGCCAGGATACCGGCGAGGAGGCCTTCTTCCGGCGCCAGCCCGGCGTGGTCTGGCATGTGCTCGGCGAGGGCTTCACCTGGGAGACCCAGAACCTCGAACGGGACCGCGCCACCGCACAAAAGGGCCGGGAGGTGGTGCGCGGCATGCTGGCCGACGAAAGCCTGGGGCTGGTGGTGCTCGACGAGCTCACCTACCCGCTCAAGTACGGCTGGCTGGACCTCGACCAGGTACTGGCCGACCTCGAGGCGCGCCCGTCCATGCAGCACGTGGTGATCACCGGCCGCGGCGCCCCGCAAGCGCTGATCGACGCCGCCGACACCGTCACCGAACTGCGCGACGTCAAACACGCCTTCCGCGCCGGCGTGCGGGCGCAAAAGGGGGTCGACCTGTGA
- a CDS encoding XTP/dITP diphosphatase: protein MRRIVLASGNKGKVREINQLLAGHGIEVMPQSDFDVPEIEETGLTFVENAILKARNAARHTGLPAIADDSGLEVDALQGAPGIYSARYAGPGASDQANLEKLLEALADFPVEERSARFQCLMVYMRHGGDPTPLIFQGTWEGRILDAPRGENGFGYDPVFWVPEEGCSAAELSAARKNALSHRGQALRKLIAALG from the coding sequence ATGCGCAGAATCGTCCTCGCCAGCGGCAACAAGGGCAAGGTCCGCGAGATCAATCAACTGCTCGCCGGCCACGGCATCGAGGTCATGCCGCAGTCCGACTTCGATGTCCCGGAGATCGAGGAGACCGGTCTGACCTTCGTCGAGAACGCCATCCTCAAGGCGCGCAATGCCGCCCGGCACACCGGCCTGCCGGCCATCGCCGACGACTCCGGCCTGGAGGTCGACGCCCTGCAGGGCGCGCCCGGCATCTACTCGGCGCGCTACGCCGGCCCCGGCGCCAGCGACCAGGCCAATCTGGAGAAGCTGCTGGAGGCACTGGCGGATTTCCCGGTAGAGGAACGCAGCGCACGCTTCCAGTGCCTGATGGTCTATATGCGGCATGGCGGCGACCCGACGCCACTGATCTTCCAGGGCACCTGGGAAGGCCGCATCCTCGACGCGCCGCGGGGCGAGAACGGCTTCGGCTACGACCCGGTGTTCTGGGTGCCGGAAGAGGGCTGCTCGGCCGCCGAACTCAGCGCCGCGCGGAAGAATGCCCTCAGCCACCGCGGCCAGGCGCTGCGCAAACTGATCGCCGCGCTGGGCTGA
- the rph gene encoding ribonuclease PH, whose translation MRPSQRAADELRPIRITRNYTMHAEGSVLIEFGNTRVLCTASVESRLPPWLRGKGQGWVTAEYGMLPRSTSERMGREAARGKQGGRTMEIQRLIGRSLRAVVDLKRLGERVITIDCDVIQADGGTRTASITGGYVALHDAVAHLIERGELKDSPLTGQVASVSVGIYQGTPVLDLDYPEDCNAETDMNVVMDGEGRFIEVQGTAEAAPFSREELMNMLDLAQAGIFQLIEEQKKALEA comes from the coding sequence ATGCGTCCCAGCCAACGCGCCGCCGACGAGCTGCGCCCCATCCGTATCACCCGCAACTACACCATGCACGCCGAGGGCTCGGTGCTGATCGAGTTCGGCAACACCCGGGTGCTGTGCACCGCCAGCGTCGAGAGCCGCCTGCCGCCCTGGCTGCGCGGCAAGGGCCAGGGCTGGGTGACCGCCGAGTACGGCATGCTGCCGCGCTCCACCAGCGAGCGCATGGGCCGCGAGGCGGCGCGTGGCAAGCAGGGCGGGCGCACCATGGAGATCCAGCGCCTGATCGGCCGCTCGCTGCGCGCCGTGGTCGACCTGAAGCGGCTCGGCGAGCGGGTGATCACCATCGACTGCGACGTCATCCAGGCCGATGGCGGCACCCGCACCGCCAGCATCACCGGCGGCTACGTGGCCCTGCACGACGCCGTCGCCCACCTCATCGAGCGGGGCGAACTCAAGGACAGCCCGCTCACCGGGCAGGTGGCCTCGGTCTCGGTCGGCATCTACCAGGGCACGCCGGTACTGGACCTCGACTACCCCGAGGACTGCAACGCCGAGACCGACATGAACGTGGTGATGGACGGCGAGGGGCGCTTCATCGAGGTGCAGGGCACGGCCGAGGCGGCACCCTTCAGCCGCGAGGAACTGATGAACATGCTGGACCTGGCCCAGGCCGGGATCTTCCAGCTGATCGAGGAACAGAAGAAGGCACTGGAGGCATGA
- a CDS encoding protein phosphatase 2C domain-containing protein, producing MRVSVAQSSHLGDRDSNQDRCLIVQHEDAVLLAVADGMGGHARGDLAAEACVDSLRRQFLARDPLQDPAGFLRQAVHQAHRTILAVGRTQKPPVQPLTTLVCCLVQDDTALWAHAGDSRLYLLREGRIFFQTRDHTPVADLLSSGLIDAREARHHRLRNRVSQCLGNPEAPPEISIGPIAFLEAGDVLLLCSDGLWSALAEERLTGLCDAGQDLAGQLDALVSEAEGNSYPRSDNVSAVALRWEGHAATPAGTDPTPAARHSDPLQRAIADIEQAIADYGGEMEPGGEGKDDT from the coding sequence ATGCGCGTCAGCGTCGCCCAGAGCAGCCACCTCGGTGACCGCGACAGCAACCAGGACCGCTGCCTGATCGTGCAGCATGAGGATGCGGTGCTGCTGGCGGTGGCCGACGGCATGGGCGGCCACGCCCGCGGCGACCTGGCGGCCGAAGCCTGCGTGGACAGCCTGCGCCGCCAGTTCCTGGCCCGCGACCCGCTGCAGGACCCGGCCGGCTTCCTCCGCCAGGCCGTGCACCAGGCACATCGCACCATCCTCGCCGTGGGCCGCACCCAGAAACCACCGGTGCAGCCGCTGACCACCCTGGTCTGCTGCCTGGTGCAGGACGACACCGCCCTCTGGGCGCATGCCGGCGACAGCCGCCTCTACCTGCTGCGCGAAGGACGCATCTTCTTCCAGACCCGCGACCACACCCCGGTCGCCGACCTGCTGAGCTCGGGCCTGATCGACGCCCGCGAGGCGCGCCACCACCGGCTGCGCAACCGGGTCAGCCAGTGCCTCGGCAACCCCGAGGCGCCACCGGAGATCAGCATCGGGCCAATCGCCTTCCTGGAGGCCGGCGACGTCCTGCTGCTGTGCTCGGACGGCCTCTGGTCGGCGCTGGCGGAGGAACGCCTGACCGGCCTCTGCGACGCGGGACAGGACCTGGCCGGGCAACTCGACGCCCTGGTCAGCGAGGCCGAGGGCAACAGCTACCCGCGCAGCGACAACGTCAGCGCCGTGGCCCTGCGCTGGGAGGGGCACGCCGCAACACCCGCCGGCACGGACCCGACCCCAGCCGCTCGACACAGCGACCCCCTGCAGCGCGCCATCGCCGACATCGAGCAGGCCATCGCCGACTACGGGGGGGAGATGGAACCGGGCGGCGAGGGAAAGGACGACACCTGA
- a CDS encoding serine/threonine-protein kinase, whose translation MLKKQKNALPDGTELDRYRIRHLLGGGGFSLVYLGTDRETGERVVIKEYMPGRLARRQPDLSVTPKDEAVANRFNRGRMLFFQEASALATLKHPNIVKVLSFFRANGTVYMVMDYQDGKNLQHYLTNRGGRLSERFLRTVFPPLLDGLEVIHDADLLHLDIKPGNIHIRPGGAPLLLDFGAVHGFPQSRQAQPGQVITAGFSPIEQYETGGYVGPWTDIYALGATMRACIEGRPPPPARQRHERDCMRPAQTQFRKRYSQGLLRAIDWAMEVDPLLRPQSVADFRKVLLADSPQPETPESPLDRLVSSLPWGRG comes from the coding sequence ATGCTGAAGAAACAGAAAAATGCCCTGCCGGACGGCACCGAACTGGACCGCTACCGGATCCGCCACCTGCTGGGCGGCGGCGGCTTCAGCCTGGTCTACCTGGGCACGGACCGGGAAACCGGCGAGCGGGTGGTGATCAAGGAGTACATGCCGGGCCGCCTGGCCCGGCGCCAGCCCGACCTGAGCGTGACGCCAAAGGACGAGGCGGTGGCCAACCGCTTCAACCGCGGGCGCATGCTCTTCTTCCAGGAGGCCAGTGCCCTGGCCACCCTCAAGCATCCGAACATCGTCAAGGTGCTAAGCTTCTTCCGGGCCAACGGCACGGTGTACATGGTGATGGACTACCAGGACGGCAAGAATCTGCAGCACTACCTGACCAACCGTGGCGGCCGACTCAGCGAACGCTTCCTGCGCACCGTCTTTCCGCCGCTGCTGGACGGTCTGGAAGTGATCCACGACGCCGACCTGCTGCACCTCGACATCAAGCCCGGCAACATCCACATCCGCCCGGGCGGCGCACCGCTGCTGCTCGACTTCGGTGCCGTGCACGGCTTCCCGCAGAGCCGCCAGGCCCAGCCCGGACAGGTGATCACCGCCGGCTTCTCACCCATCGAACAGTACGAGACCGGCGGCTATGTTGGGCCCTGGACCGACATCTATGCCCTCGGCGCCACCATGCGCGCCTGTATCGAGGGCCGCCCCCCGCCGCCGGCCCGCCAGCGCCACGAGCGGGACTGCATGCGCCCGGCGCAGACGCAGTTCCGCAAACGCTACTCGCAGGGCCTGCTGCGCGCCATCGACTGGGCGATGGAGGTCGACCCGCTGTTGCGGCCGCAGAGCGTGGCCGACTTCCGCAAGGTCCTGCTGGCCGACTCGCCCCAGCCCGAGACGCCCGAATCGCCGCTGGACCGCCTGGTCAGCAGTCTGCCCTGGGGCCGGGGTTGA
- a CDS encoding YicC/YloC family endoribonuclease codes for MTAFARQEGEGEWGSLTWELRSVNHRYLEIGLRLPEELRSLEPVVRERAAARLKRGKLECNLRFRPAPRQADAIELDEDYLRRLAAALGRVDGALEAARPPDVLDVLRWPGVMLERQQDVGPVAEAALALFGRALDELVETREREGAGLRELILARLAAMEPLIAATRRRLPEVRARIRERLRARLEEVAAEPDSDRLEQELVYLAQKMDVDEELDRLEAHVAEVRKVLDRDEAVGRRLDFLMQELNREANTLASKSADAETTGVAVELKVLIEQMREQVQNVE; via the coding sequence ATGACGGCCTTCGCACGCCAGGAGGGCGAGGGCGAATGGGGCAGCCTGACCTGGGAGCTGCGCTCGGTGAATCACCGCTACCTGGAGATCGGGCTGCGCCTGCCGGAGGAACTGCGCAGCCTGGAGCCGGTGGTGCGCGAGCGGGCGGCGGCGCGGCTCAAGCGCGGCAAGCTGGAGTGCAATCTGCGCTTCCGTCCGGCGCCGCGCCAGGCCGATGCCATCGAGCTGGACGAGGACTACCTGCGCCGGCTGGCGGCCGCGCTGGGGCGGGTCGACGGTGCCCTGGAGGCGGCCCGGCCGCCCGACGTGCTCGACGTGCTGCGCTGGCCGGGGGTGATGCTGGAACGCCAGCAGGACGTGGGGCCGGTGGCCGAGGCCGCGCTGGCGCTGTTCGGGCGCGCCCTCGACGAACTGGTCGAGACCCGCGAGCGCGAGGGTGCCGGCCTGCGCGAACTGATCCTTGCCCGGCTGGCCGCCATGGAGCCGCTGATTGCAGCCACCCGCCGGCGTCTGCCCGAGGTGCGCGCCCGGATCCGTGAGCGGCTTCGGGCGCGGCTCGAAGAAGTCGCTGCCGAGCCGGACAGCGACCGCCTGGAACAGGAGCTGGTCTACCTGGCGCAGAAGATGGACGTGGACGAGGAGCTGGACCGCCTCGAGGCCCATGTCGCCGAGGTGCGCAAGGTGCTGGACCGTGACGAGGCGGTCGGCCGGCGGCTGGATTTCCTGATGCAGGAGCTGAACCGCGAGGCCAACACCCTGGCCTCCAAGTCGGCCGATGCCGAGACCACCGGCGTCGCCGTCGAACTCAAGGTGCTGATCGAGCAGATGCGCGAACAGGTGCAGAACGTGGAGTGA
- the gmk gene encoding guanylate kinase: MSTAISGKLYIVSAPSGAGKTSLVRALMERLPGICFSVSHTTRAPRPGEVDGRDYHFVDVERFEQMIREGAFLEYARVFDNYYGTSRAAVEALLADGRDVFLDIDWQGARQVRAAWSEVESIFVLPPSREALEQRLRGRGQDSDETIARRMRDAVNEIAHYREYDYLIVNDDFDVALGELEAVVRAGRLRCEAQSRRHAALIEGLLASEG, from the coding sequence ATGAGTACGGCGATCAGCGGCAAGTTATATATAGTGTCCGCCCCCTCCGGGGCGGGCAAGACCAGTCTGGTGCGGGCGCTGATGGAGCGGCTGCCCGGCATCTGCTTCTCGGTGTCCCACACCACCCGGGCGCCGCGGCCGGGTGAGGTGGATGGCAGGGACTACCATTTCGTGGACGTCGAGCGCTTCGAGCAGATGATCCGCGAGGGGGCCTTTCTGGAATATGCCCGGGTGTTCGACAACTACTATGGCACCTCGCGGGCAGCGGTGGAGGCGCTGCTGGCCGACGGGCGGGACGTGTTCCTGGACATCGACTGGCAGGGGGCGCGGCAGGTGCGCGCGGCCTGGTCGGAGGTGGAGAGCATCTTTGTTCTGCCCCCCTCCCGCGAGGCCCTGGAACAGCGCCTGCGCGGTCGCGGTCAGGACTCGGACGAGACCATCGCTCGGCGCATGCGCGATGCGGTGAACGAGATCGCCCATTACCGGGAGTACGACTACCTGATCGTCAACGACGACTTCGATGTGGCGCTCGGCGAACTGGAGGCCGTGGTCCGTGCCGGGCGGCTGCGCTGCGAGGCGCAGAGCCGGCGCCATGCCGCGCTGATCGAGGGCCTGCTGGCGTCCGAGGGCTGA